The nucleotide sequence GATGTCATTGAGCCTGAAAACGGCATGGTGGCCATTGGCTCCGGTGGTTCGTATGCGCAAGCGGCTGCACGCGCACTGATGGAGAATACGGATATGAGCGCCAAAGACATTGTGCAAAAAGCCTTAAATATTGCCGCGGATATTTGTGTGTTCACCAACCACAATATCGTGATTGAAGAATTAGGGTAAGTCATTATCCACAAAATAGAGAGTAACCATGAGTACAGCATTAATTGAACAGTCGATGATGACGCCTAAAGAAATTGTCTCGGAGCTTGATCGTTTTATTATCGGCCAAAGCGATGCCAAGCGAAAAGTGGCGATCGCACTCAGAAACCGTTGGCGCCGTATGCAGCTTGATGAAGAGTTGCGTCACGAAGTCACACCCAAAAACATCTTAATGATTGGCCCTACGGGTGTCGGTAAAACCGAAATTGCGCGTCGATTAGCCAAGCTTGCGAAAGCCCCGTTTATTAAAGTGGAAGCGACAAAGTTTACGGAGGTCGGTTTTGTCGGGCGCGATGTGGATTCGATTATTCGCGATTTGGTCGATCAGGCGGTGAAGATGCAGCGCACCATGGCGATCAAGCGCGTGCGCCAGTTAGCTGAAGAAGCGGCCGAAGAGCGTGTGCTCGATGCTTTGCTGCCTAAGGCTAAAGGCGGATTTATGAACGCGCCAGAAGAACCTGCGGAGAAAGAAAAGCACGGCGATACACGCGCGAAGTTTAAAAAGAAACTGCGTGATGGCGAGCTGGATGATAAAGAAATTGAAGTGCATTTGGCGGCCGTTTCGGTGGGTGTGGAAATCATGGCGCCTCCGGGTATGGAGGAAATGACCAGTCAGCTCAGTAGTATGTTCCAAAATTTGTCTAGCGATAAGAAAAAAACACGCAAGATGAAAGTGAAAGACGCGATGAAAGCGCTCACGGAAGAAGAAGGCGGTAAGCGGGTTGACGAGGAAGAAATCAAACGTTTTGCTATTGAAAGCGTGGAACAAAACGGTATCGTGTTTATCGATGAAATCGATAAAATCTGCCGGCGTGGTGAAAACACCAGTGGCGGGGATATTTCTCGCGAAGGCGTGCAGCGCGATTTGCTGCCTTTAATCGAAGGCAGCACGGTCAACACTAAATACGGCATGGTGAAAACCGACCATATTTTGTTTATTGCCTCAGGCGCATTTCATTTGGCGAAGCCTTCAGACTTGGTGCCAGAGCTTCAAGGCCGCTTGCCGATTCGTGTGGAGCTAAAAGCCTTGATGACGGAGGATTTTATACGAATTCTAGTGGAGCCTAAAGCGTCGCTCACTGAGCAGTACACGGCGTTGATGAAAACTGAAGGTGTGAGTCTTAGTTTTGCCGAAGATGGGATTCGTCGCTTGGCTGAAATTGCTTATCAAATCAATGATCGCCAGGAAAACATTGGCGCACGTCGTTTGTACACGGTGATGGAGCGTTTGCTAGAGGATATTTCATTCCGTGCTGCCGATGCAGGCAATGAGTCGATCACAGTGGACAAAGCTTATGTGGATCGTTTCTTGCGTGAAGTGGCCGAAGACGAAGATTTGAGCAAATACATTTTGTAAGCGCTTCTGCCTTGCTCCATAATGTGGCATTCTGAATGCCAAAAGGAGCTTGTATGGTTGTAAAGGCAGGTAATGCAGCAGGGCGTGAAGCAATTAAAGCTTGGCGCTCTGATCTTCAAAACAATGTCTATTCGGGCGATGTGGATTTCCAGCACACCGTTTCTTTGTACCTTGATAAGGCTGTTCAAGATGCGCTTGTAGACTTTGGTGAGATCGTGGCCAAACAGATTGAACCCTTGGTTGAACTTAATAACGAGCGAGAAAATTTACCCCGTTTAAAGCAATACGACGGTGCGGGCGATCGAGTGGATCACGTGGAGCATCACCCAAGCTATGTGGCAGTGGGTGATCTTATTTACGGATCAAAGATGCTCGCGCGATTGCGTCAAGCTGGCGGCCTCACAGAAAGCCTCGCGTTTTTTTATTTGTCTGGCCAAGCCGGTGAGGCGGGGCATAACTGCCCTTTTGCCTGCTCTGCAGGCATCGTGCGTGTCTTGCAAAAAGTTAATAATGTCCCTAACGCCGAATATTACCTTGATAAGCTCACGCAGCCTTCGTTTTCAAACAGCTACACCGGTGCGCAGTTTTTAACGGAAATCCAAGGCGGCTCTGATGTGGGTAAGAATGCTTGCCAGGCGTACCAAGATGAGCAGGGTCATTGGCGTATTAGCGGTGAGAAATGGTTTTGTTCGAATGCCAACGCTGATTTGATATTAATGACCGCGCGTTTTGATGAAAATCAGCCAGGCACCAAAGGCTTGGGTTTGTTTTTGGTGCCCGCTGTGCTGGAGGATGGCGCGCGCAATGGATATTTTATTCGCCGCCTTAAAGAAAAAATTGGTACACGCACCATGGCCTCTGGTGAAATTGATTTTGAAGAAGCGCTGGCTTACCCTGTGGGCGAGTTGGAAAACGGCTTTAAGCTTGTCATGGAAAACGTACTGCATTTATCCCGCTTGTGCAACACT is from Gammaproteobacteria bacterium CG11_big_fil_rev_8_21_14_0_20_46_22 and encodes:
- the hslU gene encoding HslU--HslV peptidase ATPase subunit (heat shock protein involved in degradation of misfolded proteins) gives rise to the protein MMTPKEIVSELDRFIIGQSDAKRKVAIALRNRWRRMQLDEELRHEVTPKNILMIGPTGVGKTEIARRLAKLAKAPFIKVEATKFTEVGFVGRDVDSIIRDLVDQAVKMQRTMAIKRVRQLAEEAAEERVLDALLPKAKGGFMNAPEEPAEKEKHGDTRAKFKKKLRDGELDDKEIEVHLAAVSVGVEIMAPPGMEEMTSQLSSMFQNLSSDKKKTRKMKVKDAMKALTEEEGGKRVDEEEIKRFAIESVEQNGIVFIDEIDKICRRGENTSGGDISREGVQRDLLPLIEGSTVNTKYGMVKTDHILFIASGAFHLAKPSDLVPELQGRLPIRVELKALMTEDFIRILVEPKASLTEQYTALMKTEGVSLSFAEDGIRRLAEIAYQINDRQENIGARRLYTVMERLLEDISFRAADAGNESITVDKAYVDRFLREVAEDEDLSKYIL
- a CDS encoding acyl-CoA dehydrogenase; amino-acid sequence: MVVKAGNAAGREAIKAWRSDLQNNVYSGDVDFQHTVSLYLDKAVQDALVDFGEIVAKQIEPLVELNNERENLPRLKQYDGAGDRVDHVEHHPSYVAVGDLIYGSKMLARLRQAGGLTESLAFFYLSGQAGEAGHNCPFACSAGIVRVLQKVNNVPNAEYYLDKLTQPSFSNSYTGAQFLTEIQGGSDVGKNACQAYQDEQGHWRISGEKWFCSNANADLILMTARFDENQPGTKGLGLFLVPAVLEDGARNGYFIRRLKEKIGTRTMASGEIDFEEALAYPVGELENGFKLVMENVLHLSRLCNTACILGMARRAYTIARAYAKHREAFGQAIIHYPLVQENLARIKVENTAMTAGLFATLALQDVYDLGHQAHEKTQLLLRLLANLNKYLSAKLSVEHIHHCLDVLAGNGAIETFSAMPRLFRDSIVCENWEGTHNTLFMQTLRDCLKLDIDRVFSSYVESELAKLYDPRKAAIEIALAKFVQQGEALRQSEPVLQSLLIKNLVYEMGLLFSGLHLLREAYDQDKAGNKSACFDYFSRLHFERNLKVDESLLGLIQAVL